From Psychroflexus torquis ATCC 700755, the proteins below share one genomic window:
- the katG gene encoding catalase/peroxidase HPI, translated as MEDTKSLKDGSKAKVGNVNSSPASCPFLNGEMKGAAGSGSDNRDWWPNSLNINILRQNSSMASPMDEDFDYAEEFKTLDLKTVKEDLKELMTTSQEWWPADYGNYGPFFIRMAWHAAGTYRIQDGRGGAGTGSQRFAPLNSWPDNANLDKARLLLWPIKEKYGRKLSWADLIVLTGNVAHESMGLEMQGFGGGREDIWQPEEDVYWGSEKEWLDNDERYSEGELENPLGASHMGLIYVNPEGPNGKPDPIGAAHDIRVTFGRMAMNDYETVALIAGGHTFGKTHGAANDLEYVDSEPAGAPIEMQSMGWKNNYKSGKGEDTITSGLEGAWTDTPTKWSHKYFENLFKYDWELTKSPAGAHQWKPKDNEGAGTIPDAHNPTKKHAPFMLTTDIALKEDPAYEKVSKHFYENPDEFAEAYSKAWFKLMHRDMGPINRYLGPDVPKKQEKWQDPIPAVDHELINDKDGAELKSKILNTELSISELVSTAWASASTFRHSDKRGGANGAHIRLEPQRNWAVNSPKQLSKVLEVLTKIQSEFNTLQKGNKKVSMADLIVLGGNAAIEEAAEAGGNYIQIPFYPGRTDALKEQTEIDSFGALEPMADGFRNYSKGYPKVTDEELLIDKANLLTLTAPEMTVLIGGMRALNTNYNHSKHGVFTTRQGVLTNDFFTNLLDLGTTWKSSNDEQTLFEGSDRKTGEIKWTGTRADLIFGSNSELRALAEVYGSSDSQKKFVKDFAFAWNKVMNLDRYDLHQI; from the coding sequence ATGGAAGATACGAAAAGTTTAAAAGACGGTTCAAAAGCAAAGGTTGGTAACGTGAACTCATCCCCCGCGAGTTGTCCGTTTTTAAATGGCGAGATGAAGGGAGCCGCTGGTAGTGGTTCCGATAACAGAGATTGGTGGCCAAACTCCTTAAATATAAATATACTTAGGCAAAACTCTTCAATGGCTAGCCCAATGGACGAGGATTTTGATTATGCGGAAGAGTTTAAAACCCTAGATCTTAAAACTGTCAAAGAAGACTTAAAAGAACTTATGACGACTAGCCAAGAGTGGTGGCCTGCAGATTATGGGAATTATGGTCCATTTTTCATAAGAATGGCTTGGCATGCTGCGGGGACTTATAGAATTCAAGATGGTCGCGGTGGAGCAGGAACTGGTTCTCAACGTTTTGCGCCGCTTAATAGTTGGCCAGATAATGCTAATCTTGACAAAGCAAGATTATTGCTTTGGCCAATAAAAGAGAAATACGGTAGAAAATTATCTTGGGCAGATTTAATCGTGCTAACAGGAAATGTAGCTCACGAATCTATGGGCCTTGAGATGCAAGGTTTTGGCGGTGGACGTGAAGATATATGGCAACCCGAAGAAGATGTGTATTGGGGATCTGAAAAAGAATGGTTAGATAATGATGAACGATACTCAGAAGGAGAATTAGAAAATCCATTAGGAGCTTCTCATATGGGGCTAATTTATGTTAACCCAGAAGGACCAAATGGAAAACCAGACCCTATAGGCGCAGCTCATGATATTCGAGTTACTTTTGGTCGAATGGCTATGAATGATTATGAAACTGTAGCTTTAATTGCTGGAGGGCACACCTTTGGTAAAACCCACGGTGCTGCAAATGATTTGGAATATGTAGATTCTGAACCTGCAGGTGCACCAATCGAAATGCAAAGTATGGGTTGGAAAAATAACTACAAAAGCGGTAAAGGTGAAGATACAATCACCAGTGGACTTGAAGGCGCATGGACAGACACCCCAACCAAGTGGAGTCATAAATATTTTGAAAACTTATTCAAATACGATTGGGAATTGACCAAGAGTCCTGCAGGCGCTCACCAATGGAAGCCAAAAGACAATGAAGGAGCGGGAACTATTCCAGATGCACACAATCCTACTAAAAAACATGCTCCATTTATGTTGACTACAGATATTGCTTTAAAGGAAGATCCAGCATATGAAAAAGTATCGAAGCATTTTTATGAAAATCCAGATGAATTTGCTGAAGCTTATTCCAAGGCTTGGTTTAAGTTGATGCACCGTGATATGGGACCAATTAATCGTTACTTGGGACCAGACGTTCCGAAAAAACAAGAAAAATGGCAAGATCCTATACCTGCTGTAGATCACGAATTAATCAATGATAAAGACGGTGCAGAATTAAAATCTAAAATTTTGAATACTGAGTTATCCATTTCAGAATTGGTATCTACAGCTTGGGCATCGGCTTCTACCTTTAGGCATTCCGATAAGCGTGGTGGTGCAAATGGTGCCCATATAAGACTTGAGCCACAAAGAAATTGGGCAGTCAATTCTCCAAAACAACTGTCTAAAGTCCTTGAGGTTTTGACTAAAATTCAATCTGAATTTAATACGTTACAAAAAGGAAATAAAAAAGTTTCCATGGCAGATTTAATTGTACTAGGTGGAAATGCCGCTATAGAGGAGGCTGCTGAAGCTGGAGGGAATTATATTCAAATTCCGTTTTATCCTGGAAGAACAGATGCCTTAAAAGAGCAAACTGAGATTGACTCGTTTGGTGCTTTGGAGCCAATGGCTGATGGATTTAGAAATTATTCCAAAGGATATCCTAAAGTTACTGATGAAGAATTGCTCATAGATAAGGCCAACTTATTAACACTGACAGCCCCAGAAATGACAGTGCTTATTGGAGGTATGAGAGCTTTAAACACCAACTATAATCACTCTAAACATGGTGTCTTTACAACTCGTCAAGGTGTTTTAACAAACGACTTTTTTACAAATCTACTGGATCTTGGAACAACTTGGAAATCTAGTAATGATGAACAAACTTTGTTTGAAGGGAGTGACCGTAAAACTGGGGAGATAAAATGGACAGGAACACGAGCTGATCTTATTTTTGGATCCAATTCAGAATTAAGGGCTCTTGCTGAAGTTTATGGCTCTTCAGATTCTCAAAAAAAGTTTGTCAAAGATTTTGCATTTGCTTGGAATAAAGTCATGAATTTAGATAGATATGATTTACACCAAATTTGA
- a CDS encoding DUF5723 family protein — protein MKFVPILFFVLLSNTLWGQDNHLLYNQTHNPQSLMLNPGAAYEKTDFHIGVPILSNVYASVGNTVLNVDNLFNTRDFNTNVAASLDRISAKDFVAFNQRIDLINFGWKSNSRYYTAGVYQESDAVLNFPKDLLQLAYYGNAGQNRSYDIGQINFRGNLQTVFHFGINQQVNDDLHIGVRSKLYTSSVNIKSVRNTGRFISSVNQQGFLLNQSISDLNLNIQSTGLQSIDQLTPGNILIGSNYGLGFDFGMSYFFNERLEFTGSILDLGFIRFTKDTSQDIYEGSFDYGGLVIQFPNFGSEEDLIDYYQDLLDDIETNLLGETTSRSYTYVQPTKINLGLSYNFGKEARPCTCSLKSGGKRSGNQTLSLHAFSMVSAGNLFYSLNGIYQRSFWKVLYAKVSLGIDQFNRPNFGGGLALDVWKFNLFLNVDRLNHFNNIYNAEALAFQFGLNLKL, from the coding sequence ATGAAGTTTGTCCCTATTCTTTTTTTTGTTCTATTATCCAATACTCTATGGGGTCAAGACAATCATTTGCTCTACAACCAAACGCATAATCCGCAATCTTTGATGCTGAATCCAGGAGCTGCTTATGAAAAAACGGACTTTCATATCGGAGTCCCCATACTTTCTAATGTTTATGCTTCTGTAGGAAACACGGTGCTCAATGTTGATAATTTATTCAATACTAGAGATTTCAACACCAATGTGGCAGCATCTCTAGATCGTATATCAGCTAAAGATTTTGTGGCTTTTAATCAAAGAATTGACCTTATTAATTTCGGTTGGAAAAGCAATTCGCGTTACTATACTGCGGGAGTATATCAGGAAAGTGATGCTGTATTAAATTTTCCAAAAGACTTATTACAACTTGCTTATTATGGAAATGCTGGTCAAAATAGGAGTTATGATATTGGACAAATCAACTTCAGAGGAAACCTACAGACCGTATTTCATTTTGGAATTAATCAACAAGTGAACGACGATTTACATATCGGGGTGAGAAGTAAGCTCTACACTTCGAGTGTTAATATAAAATCAGTAAGAAATACTGGGCGTTTCATATCTAGTGTTAATCAGCAAGGGTTTTTACTCAATCAAAGCATAAGCGATTTGAACTTAAATATTCAAAGTACAGGTTTGCAAAGTATTGATCAACTGACTCCTGGGAATATACTCATAGGTTCTAACTATGGATTAGGCTTTGATTTTGGGATGTCTTATTTTTTTAATGAGAGGCTAGAATTCACAGGGAGTATTTTAGACCTTGGTTTTATTCGTTTTACAAAAGACACCAGTCAAGACATTTATGAAGGTTCTTTTGATTACGGTGGTCTTGTTATCCAGTTCCCTAATTTTGGAAGTGAAGAAGATTTGATTGATTATTATCAAGATTTACTTGATGATATTGAAACGAATTTACTAGGGGAAACTACTTCTAGATCATACACATACGTTCAACCTACTAAAATAAATTTGGGATTGAGTTATAATTTCGGAAAAGAAGCCAGACCATGCACTTGCAGTCTAAAGTCAGGTGGAAAGCGCTCTGGGAACCAAACTCTAAGTCTACATGCTTTTAGTATGGTAAGTGCTGGGAATCTATTTTACAGTCTCAATGGAATCTATCAGCGGAGCTTTTGGAAAGTGTTGTATGCAAAAGTGAGTTTAGGGATAGATCAATTTAATAGACCAAATTTTGGAGGAGGGTTGGCTCTAGATGTATGGAAATTTAACCTATTTCTAAATGTAGATCGCTTAAATCATTTTAATAACATTTATAATGCCGAGGCTCTAGCTTTTCAGTTTGGTTTAAACCTAAAACTTTAA
- a CDS encoding 4Fe-4S binding protein, with protein sequence MSVDVNMSVTGNSPEALNVQQKLSSALGLLGVSIMVLSGFNIQFQPKIVWVSLSLIMVFAGIFWYSKVSYGHMTEGIKNDRVYFKSLTNRGFWAYILGLVLTGFYIVLYFYPSWIGLSSDGENTGVVALFDPLSQAISGNAASQWFVYGTLYTTAIVGFGIKFLWKYRHNRYQRLRTFSVMFFQLGFAFLIPELMSRLNGDNFSLPYYNFVNIWPLNYYNFEQYRVDQYINAGNVGIGLLIFGVLSILIITPILTYKYGKRWYCSWVCGCGGLAETAGDSFRHLSDKSQSSWKLERWLVHIVVVFVVIMTTAVVYSYLNTDKYWLSGSAFLISVASLLTIVFTWTMVYKREELQNDAKYAAIGFFVVILSLLGLHFSGLIDKVFLFEAETLRSTYGFVIGAIFSGVVGVGFYPIFGNRVWCRFGCPMAAILGFQQRLFSKFRITTNGGQCISCGNCTTYCEMGIDVRAYAQKGENIVRSSCVGCGICASVCPRGVLKLENDTPVGRINSKEILLGNDVDLMDLVNQNK encoded by the coding sequence ATGAGTGTAGATGTAAACATGTCTGTTACAGGCAACTCGCCAGAAGCTTTAAATGTCCAGCAAAAACTATCTTCTGCGCTAGGATTGTTGGGTGTTTCTATAATGGTCTTATCGGGTTTCAATATTCAATTTCAGCCTAAAATTGTTTGGGTGAGTTTATCGCTTATCATGGTTTTCGCAGGGATTTTTTGGTATTCCAAAGTGAGTTATGGTCATATGACTGAAGGTATCAAAAACGATAGGGTTTATTTTAAATCTCTAACCAACCGAGGATTCTGGGCCTATATTTTAGGCTTAGTCTTGACAGGGTTTTATATTGTGCTTTATTTTTATCCCAGCTGGATAGGATTAAGTAGCGATGGAGAAAATACAGGAGTTGTAGCTTTGTTTGATCCGTTAAGCCAAGCTATAAGTGGGAATGCAGCAAGCCAATGGTTTGTCTATGGAACTTTATACACGACAGCTATTGTTGGTTTTGGTATAAAATTTCTATGGAAATATCGTCATAATCGCTATCAACGCTTACGCACATTTTCAGTTATGTTTTTCCAATTGGGATTCGCCTTTTTAATTCCAGAGCTGATGTCAAGACTCAACGGAGATAATTTTTCATTACCTTATTATAATTTCGTCAATATATGGCCTTTAAACTATTATAATTTTGAGCAGTACAGAGTCGATCAGTATATAAATGCGGGAAATGTTGGGATTGGATTACTTATTTTTGGAGTTCTTTCTATACTTATTATTACTCCTATTCTAACTTATAAATATGGAAAGCGCTGGTATTGTTCTTGGGTGTGTGGCTGTGGAGGATTAGCAGAAACTGCGGGAGATTCTTTCCGCCATCTGAGCGATAAATCCCAGTCTTCTTGGAAATTGGAGCGCTGGTTAGTCCATATAGTTGTTGTTTTTGTTGTCATAATGACGACGGCAGTTGTTTATTCATATTTAAATACTGATAAGTATTGGTTGTCTGGTTCGGCTTTTCTGATAAGTGTAGCTAGTTTATTGACGATTGTCTTTACTTGGACGATGGTTTATAAGCGTGAAGAATTGCAAAACGATGCTAAATATGCTGCGATTGGTTTTTTTGTTGTTATACTTTCCTTATTGGGACTTCACTTTTCTGGACTTATAGATAAGGTCTTTTTATTTGAAGCTGAAACCCTAAGATCTACCTATGGTTTTGTAATTGGGGCTATTTTTTCTGGAGTTGTAGGGGTGGGATTTTACCCTATTTTTGGGAATAGAGTTTGGTGTAGATTTGGATGCCCTATGGCTGCTATTTTAGGATTTCAACAGCGCTTATTTTCAAAATTTAGAATTACGACCAACGGTGGTCAATGTATTTCCTGCGGAAACTGTACTACCTATTGTGAGATGGGAATAGATGTGAGAGCCTATGCGCAAAAAGGAGAAAATATAGTTAGATCCTCCTGTGTGGGTTGTGGAATTTGTGCTTCAGTCTGTCCAAGAGGAGTTTTAAAATTGGAGAATGATACACCAGTTGGCAGAATCAATTCAAAAGAAATCCTTCTTGGAAATGATGTTGACCTGATGGACTTAGTGAACCAAAATAAGTAA
- a CDS encoding NAD(P)/FAD-dependent oxidoreductase, which produces MKQEHIVIIGNGISGVTLARHIRKLSNQRITLISSESEHFFSRTALMYVYMGHMKWNHLKPYEDGFWKKNKIDIKQAYVSAVDHKNKELQLESGEAFPYDKLVIACGSKSNKFGWPGQDLKGVLGLYSKQDLESLEVHAPNKEACKRAVIVGGGLIGIELAEMLATRNIPVTLLVRESHFWNNVLPDEEAKLIDRHIREHHIDLRLETNLEEISADDIGRVKAIKIKETGEVLECDFVGLTPGVLPNIDFLKSSGIELNRGVLVNRNLETSVEGVYAIGDCAEQRQPIGNRPSIEAVWYTGRMMGETLAQTLCGNPREYKPGHWFNSAKFFDIEYQTYGWVFNQPKEGQTDFYWEHTDGKKCIHIQYEIESGIFKGINTFGIRLRHEVFDRWLTEKATVDEVIKNLKSANFDPEFFKSYEKEIQNKFQHTLKTT; this is translated from the coding sequence TTGAAACAAGAACATATTGTCATCATCGGGAATGGTATATCAGGAGTGACTTTAGCTAGGCATATCCGAAAATTATCCAATCAGCGTATTACCTTAATTTCTTCTGAAAGTGAACATTTCTTTTCTAGAACCGCTTTGATGTACGTTTATATGGGTCACATGAAATGGAATCATCTTAAGCCATATGAAGATGGATTTTGGAAAAAAAATAAAATAGACATCAAGCAGGCCTATGTTTCTGCCGTTGATCATAAAAACAAAGAGTTACAACTAGAATCAGGAGAAGCATTTCCTTATGATAAGCTTGTCATTGCTTGTGGCTCTAAATCAAACAAATTTGGTTGGCCTGGTCAAGATTTAAAAGGTGTTTTGGGCCTTTATAGCAAACAGGATTTAGAGTCTCTAGAAGTTCATGCCCCAAATAAGGAGGCCTGCAAGAGAGCCGTTATCGTTGGCGGTGGTTTAATAGGAATTGAATTAGCAGAAATGCTTGCGACTAGAAATATACCTGTTACTCTATTGGTAAGGGAGAGCCATTTTTGGAACAATGTGCTACCTGATGAAGAAGCAAAGCTTATTGACAGACATATTCGAGAGCATCATATCGACTTAAGATTAGAAACTAATCTGGAAGAAATCAGTGCAGATGATATAGGTAGAGTTAAGGCTATAAAAATTAAAGAAACAGGTGAGGTCTTGGAGTGTGATTTTGTAGGATTAACGCCTGGGGTTTTACCGAATATTGATTTCCTTAAGTCGAGCGGTATTGAATTAAATAGAGGAGTTTTAGTGAACCGAAATTTGGAAACCAGCGTAGAGGGTGTTTATGCTATTGGAGACTGTGCCGAGCAAAGGCAGCCTATTGGAAATCGTCCATCAATTGAAGCAGTTTGGTATACCGGTAGAATGATGGGAGAGACTTTGGCACAAACACTCTGTGGAAATCCTAGAGAATACAAGCCAGGACATTGGTTTAATTCGGCTAAGTTTTTCGATATAGAATATCAAACATATGGTTGGGTATTTAATCAACCTAAGGAAGGACAAACTGATTTTTACTGGGAACATACCGATGGAAAAAAATGCATACATATTCAGTATGAAATAGAATCGGGGATTTTTAAAGGAATAAACACCTTCGGAATTCGATTACGCCATGAGGTTTTTGACCGATGGTTAACTGAGAAAGCTACAGTTGATGAAGTTATTAAAAACCTGAAGTCGGCTAACTTTGATCCTGAATTTTTCAAGTCTTATGAAAAAGAAATTCAAAATAAATTTCAACATACACTAAAAACAACCTAA
- the hppD gene encoding 4-hydroxyphenylpyruvate dioxygenase yields the protein MSTDTTSQKLTKVNLEAEDFLPILGTDFVELYVGNAKQAAYYYQTAWGYQPVAYAGLETGRKDSTSYVLQQGKIRLVLTSPMSDGGDINRHINEHGDGVKFVSLWVDDAAKSFEETVKRGAKPYVEPYTIEDDNGKAVISGIHTYGETIHLFIERKDYEGPFLPGYNAWTKSYKTEDVGLKYIDHIVGNVGWNEMNKWVNFYAEVMGFVQLLSFDDKDISTEYTALMSKVMSNGNGRIKFPINEPAKGKKKSQIEEYIDFYNGSGVQHIALATDNIIETVTELQKRGIEFLNIPETYYDTVLDRVGEIDEDLAPLKELGILIDSDDEGYLLQIFTKPILDRPTMFFEIIQRKGAQSFGKGNFKALFEAIEREQTLRGTL from the coding sequence ATGAGTACAGATACAACTAGTCAGAAATTAACCAAAGTAAATCTTGAGGCTGAAGATTTTCTTCCTATTCTAGGAACCGATTTTGTAGAGCTTTATGTAGGAAATGCCAAACAAGCAGCCTACTATTACCAAACGGCATGGGGCTACCAGCCTGTAGCCTACGCAGGATTGGAAACGGGAAGAAAGGATTCTACTTCCTATGTTTTGCAACAAGGAAAAATAAGGTTAGTACTGACTAGCCCAATGAGCGATGGTGGCGATATCAATCGACATATCAACGAACATGGTGATGGGGTGAAATTTGTATCTCTTTGGGTAGATGATGCTGCCAAGAGTTTTGAAGAAACGGTAAAGCGTGGGGCAAAACCTTATGTAGAGCCTTACACCATTGAGGACGACAATGGTAAAGCTGTTATTTCTGGTATACATACCTATGGAGAGACTATTCACTTGTTTATCGAGCGAAAAGACTACGAAGGTCCATTTCTACCTGGATACAACGCATGGACCAAATCTTACAAAACCGAAGATGTAGGCCTAAAATACATCGACCATATAGTTGGAAATGTAGGTTGGAACGAGATGAATAAATGGGTTAATTTTTATGCTGAAGTGATGGGATTTGTTCAATTATTATCTTTTGATGATAAAGATATTTCTACAGAATATACGGCCCTTATGAGTAAAGTGATGAGCAACGGAAATGGAAGAATAAAGTTTCCTATTAACGAGCCCGCTAAAGGAAAAAAGAAGTCTCAAATTGAAGAGTATATCGATTTTTATAATGGTTCTGGCGTTCAACATATTGCTCTAGCCACAGATAACATCATTGAAACCGTGACCGAACTCCAAAAAAGGGGTATTGAATTTTTAAACATTCCTGAAACCTATTACGACACTGTTTTGGACCGTGTAGGAGAAATAGACGAAGATTTAGCGCCGCTCAAAGAACTTGGGATCTTAATTGATAGTGATGATGAAGGCTATTTACTTCAAATTTTTACCAAACCTATTTTAGATAGGCCAACTATGTTTTTTGAAATTATTCAACGTAAAGGAGCTCAATCTTTTGGAAAAGGAAACTTTAAAGCTTTATTTGAAGCTATTGAAAGGGAACAAACCTTAAGAGGAACACTTTAA
- a CDS encoding homogentisate 1,2-dioxygenase has protein sequence MPFYHKLGKIPHKRHTIFKKPDGSLYREQLFGTIGFDGMSTNSYHEQHPTQVKKILGSKDLTPKIAVDTNLKSYKFHGFKTKPQPDYLDSRTTVLHNADVNIILAAPTESSKDYFYKNADADELLFIHKGKGKLRTHLGNLDFGYGDYLLIPRGVIYKIDFETEDNRLFIVESRRPIYTPKRYRNYFGQLLEHAPFCERDLRQPYELETNNEKGDFLIKIKKENQLFDMVYASHPFDVVGYDGYNYPYAFSIHDFEPITGRVHQPPPVHQTFETDAFVVCSFCPRLFDYHPESIPAPYNHSNIDSDEVLYYVDGDFMSRNDIEAGHISLHPSGIPHGPHTGAVERSIGQTKTEELAVMVDTFKPLKITEEGMAIADDSYHKSWLGDKH, from the coding sequence ATGCCTTTCTATCATAAACTTGGTAAAATTCCACATAAAAGACATACCATCTTTAAAAAACCTGATGGCTCTTTATATCGAGAACAGCTTTTTGGAACCATAGGTTTTGACGGCATGTCCACCAATAGCTATCACGAGCAACACCCTACGCAAGTCAAAAAAATACTAGGGAGTAAGGATTTGACTCCCAAAATTGCTGTGGATACCAATTTAAAGTCCTACAAGTTTCATGGATTTAAAACCAAACCTCAGCCAGATTATCTAGACAGTAGAACCACCGTTTTACACAATGCCGATGTCAATATAATTCTGGCAGCCCCAACTGAATCTTCCAAGGACTATTTCTACAAAAATGCAGATGCAGACGAATTACTTTTTATCCATAAAGGGAAAGGGAAACTAAGAACCCATCTGGGGAATCTGGATTTTGGATATGGCGACTACCTCCTTATCCCAAGAGGTGTAATCTATAAAATTGATTTTGAAACTGAGGATAATCGACTATTTATCGTAGAGTCAAGACGACCAATTTACACTCCAAAGCGCTATCGCAATTACTTTGGGCAACTGCTAGAACATGCTCCTTTTTGCGAAAGGGACTTAAGGCAGCCTTATGAATTAGAAACCAACAATGAAAAAGGGGATTTTCTAATAAAGATTAAAAAGGAAAATCAATTGTTCGATATGGTATATGCCTCTCACCCTTTTGATGTGGTTGGCTATGATGGCTATAACTATCCTTATGCGTTTTCTATCCATGATTTTGAGCCCATTACTGGAAGGGTTCACCAACCACCACCTGTTCATCAAACCTTTGAGACCGATGCTTTTGTAGTGTGCTCATTTTGTCCTAGATTATTTGATTACCATCCAGAAAGTATACCAGCACCCTACAACCATAGTAATATTGATAGTGATGAAGTGTTGTATTATGTCGATGGAGATTTTATGAGTAGAAATGATATTGAAGCTGGTCATATCTCGTTACATCCTTCGGGGATTCCTCATGGGCCACACACAGGGGCTGTAGAGCGGAGTATTGGCCAAACTAAAACAGAAGAATTAGCTGTGATGGTAGATACCTTTAAACCTTTAAAAATAACTGAAGAAGGCATGGCCATTGCCGATGATAGCTATCATAAATCTTGGCTAGGAGATAAACATTAA
- a CDS encoding DUF3108 domain-containing protein yields MKFFLSLVIAFSSVFCGYSQSAYEDGEWLSFKIKYGWFNTSKATLEIKKTKLYNEDVYHIIGNGKSVGLLDVFFKVRDRYETYVNQDGLPVKFIRDINEGGYKKHKELYFDHDSQRVKVVDYKRGTTESFDFKLNTQDMVSAFYKLRNSIDIETLQIGQEFRLNMFFDNENYDFKTKFLGYEVLDSKFGRVACLKFRPYVKAERVFEAQESLTFWITADKNKIPLKIEAELSVGSLIAELDAFKGLSHSFEVIID; encoded by the coding sequence ATGAAATTTTTTCTTAGCCTTGTTATTGCCTTTTCAAGTGTTTTTTGTGGTTACAGCCAGTCCGCATATGAAGATGGAGAGTGGTTGAGCTTCAAAATAAAATACGGATGGTTTAATACTAGCAAAGCCACTCTTGAAATAAAAAAAACCAAACTATACAATGAGGATGTTTATCACATTATTGGCAATGGAAAAAGTGTTGGCTTGTTGGATGTATTCTTTAAAGTGAGAGATCGATATGAAACCTATGTTAACCAAGATGGACTTCCTGTAAAGTTTATAAGAGACATTAATGAAGGAGGTTACAAAAAGCATAAAGAACTCTACTTTGATCACGACTCACAACGGGTTAAAGTCGTAGATTATAAACGCGGTACAACAGAGTCTTTTGATTTTAAGCTAAATACTCAAGATATGGTTTCTGCCTTCTACAAACTCAGGAACAGTATTGATATTGAAACCTTGCAGATTGGTCAAGAATTTCGCTTGAATATGTTTTTTGATAATGAAAACTATGATTTTAAAACTAAATTCCTTGGTTATGAAGTCTTGGATTCTAAATTTGGAAGAGTGGCCTGCTTAAAATTTAGACCATACGTTAAAGCAGAACGTGTTTTTGAGGCTCAAGAAAGCTTAACGTTTTGGATTACCGCAGATAAAAACAAAATCCCGTTAAAGATTGAAGCGGAGCTCTCTGTAGGTTCTTTAATAGCTGAACTAGACGCCTTTAAAGGTCTTTCCCATTCGTTTGAAGTTATAATAGATTAG